Proteins from a genomic interval of Macadamia integrifolia cultivar HAES 741 unplaced genomic scaffold, SCU_Mint_v3 scaffold1126, whole genome shotgun sequence:
- the LOC122062814 gene encoding oligopeptide transporter 1-like isoform X2 has translation MEVEEVREIEEGEVNDQPIEEEEVNDCPIEQVRMTVPISDDQTMPALTFRTWVLGVFSCAMLTFTNQFFSFRQNSISIGTISAQLMVLPLGKLMAATLPEKTVVVPLTDFSFLLNPGPFNMKEHVLTSILAGAGTGSVYTLQIVTICKVFYKMEIQPLLAILLTLTTQMAGYGFAGLFKIYLVDSPYMWWPGSLVQVSLFRALHEKESRVKGRLTRLQFFLIAFASCFIYSIVPVYFFPSLSALSFICWIWPKSVTAHQIGGGLHGLGLFSFGLDWNVASAILGSPLAYPPYSILCSLVGAFLALYVAVPLVYWTNGFEAKRFPIFSSNTFDQSGKPYNVLRILDRKTFIFDIQAYNNYSKLYLSTIFVFAYGMSFATLAATLSHVALFNGRSIWRQMKSSMQDKTGDVHNRIVKKYDSVPQWWFYTIFVVVLAFSIFACEGFGGKLQLPYWGVLLAITLGLVFTLPIGVIAATTNQEPGLSVIAELIIGYLYPGRPIANVVFKTYGHLSLNHSIYFLYDLKLGHYMKIPPKSMFLVQMVGTLIYNMIGFGTAWWLLTSVENICDVTKLPKGSPWTCPRENVFYSSSIINGVVGPLRMFGKLGVYAKLNWFFLFGLISPVPIWWLSCKFPQHKWIQLIHMPLIFSSAAAFPVIKAVHFWTWGVVGIFFNIYVYGRYKGWWTRHNYVLSAALQAGAAFLSLLVYFSLQMNGRFGLDWWGADGGDHCPLATCPTDPRIMVDGCPTVS, from the exons ATGGAGGTAGAAGAGGTGAGAGAGATAGAGGAAGGAGAGGTAAACGATCAGCcgatagaggaagaagaggtaAACGACTGTCCGATAGAGCAAGTTCGGATGACAGTTCCAATCTCCGATGATCAGACTATGCCGGCACTGACCTTCCGAACATGGGTGTTGGGGGTCTTTTCGTGTGCCATGCTTACCTTCACAAACCAATTCTTCTCATTCCGTCAGAACTCGATAAGCATTGGAACGATTTCGGCCCAACTAATGGTGCTTCCACTGGGAAAGTTGATGGCTGCGACGCTCCCAGAGAAAACAGTGGTCGTGCCCTTGACTGATTTTTCGTTCTTGTTGAACCCAGGGCCATTTAATATGAAAGAGCACGTTCTTACCAGTATCCTTGCTGGTGCTGGAACCGGTAGTGTATATACACTACAAATTGTTACAATTTGCAAGGTTTTCTACAAGATGGAAATCCAACCCCTGCTTGCCATCTTGTTAACCCTAACCACCCAG ATGGCTGGGTATGGTTTTGCTGGTCTCTTCAAGATATATCTTGTCGATTCACCCTACATGTGGTGGCCAGGCTCCCTTGTCCAGGTGTCCCTGTTTAG GGCACTACATGAGAAGGAAAGTAGGGTAAAGGGTCGATTGACAAGGCTTCAGTTCTTCCTCATAGCCTTCGCCTCTTGCTTCATTTATTCTATTGTCCCAGTCTATTTCTTTCCTTCATTATCTGCATTATCTTTCATTTGTTGGATATGGCCCAAGTCAGTCACAGCCCACCAAATAGGTGGAGGCCTAcatggtttgggcctcttttcaTTTGGGCTTGATTGGAATGTGGCGTCCGCCATTCTTGGAAGTCCATTGGCCTACCCCCCCTATTCTATTCTATGTTCGCTTGTGGGTGCCTTCCTTGCACTTTATGTTGCAGTCCCGTTGGTGTATTGGACAAATGGCTTTGAAGCCAAGAGATTTCCCATATTTTCAAGTAATACCTTTGATCAATCTGGAAAACCTTACAATGTCCTACGGATATTGGACAGGAAGACATTCATATTTGACATACAAGCGTATAACAATTATAGTAAATTATATCTCAGTACCATATTTGTATTTGCTTATGGTATGAGTTTTGCGACATTAGCTGCGACTCTCTCCCATGTTGCCCTTTTTAATGGAAG ATCGATTTGGAGACAGATGAAGTCAAGCATGCAAGACAAGACTGGAGATGTCCATAACAGGATAGTGAAGAAGTATGACTCAGTCCCACAATGGTGGTTTTACACAATCTTTGTAGTTGTGCTTGCATTTTCCATTTTTGCATGTGAAGGCTTTGGTGGAAAACTTCAACTTCCTTATTGGGGTGTGCTATTAGCCATCACTTTGGGTCTAGTTTTTACACTGCCTATTGGTGTAATAGCAGCAACTACAAACCAa GAACCTGGACTGAGTGTGATCGCCGAGCTAATTATTGGTTATCTCTACCCAGGGAGACCAATTGCCAATGTAGTTTTCAAGACCTACGGTCACTTGAGCTTGAATCATTCAATATATTTCCTTTATGATTTAAAGCTGGGACACTACATGAAGATCCCTCCTAAGTCCATGTTCTTAGTTCAG ATGGTAGGGACATTGATCTACAACATGATTGGATTTGGCACAGCTTGGTGGCTTCTTACTAGTGTGGAGAACATCTGTGATGTTACTAAATTACCAAAAGGAAGTCCATGGACATGCCCAAGGGAAAATGTCTTTTATAGTTCTTCAATTATAAATGGTGTGGTGGGTCCACTTCGCATGTTTGGGAAGCTTGGCGTGTATGCTAAGTTGAattggtttttcctttttggtttgatttcaccAGTGCCAATTTGGTGGTTAAGTTGCAAGTTTCCACAACACAAATGGATTCAACTCATCCACATGCCCCTCATCTTCTCTAGTGCTGCTGCCTTTCCAGTAATTAAGGCTGTTCACTTTTGGACTTGGGGTGTTGTTGGGATCTTTTTCAACATTTATGTGTATGGTAGGTACAAAGGATGGTGGACTAGGCACAATTATGTTCTCTCAGCAGCCTTACAGGCAGGGGCTGCTTTCTTGTCACTTCTTGTCTATTTTTCTCTCCAAATGAACGGTAGATTTGGTTTAGATTGGTGGGGTGCAGATGGAGGAGATCATTGCCCTTTAGCAACTTGCCCCACAGATCCAAGGATTATGGTTGATGGCTGCCCAACTGTGTCATAG
- the LOC122062814 gene encoding oligopeptide transporter 1-like isoform X1 gives MLFNFCFMSSEVHCNFYPALNSPSFSTSTVSFLGHLQRLQLFISLTAAAMANSADENVIVAQEVNETEEEQVNQMEVEEVREIEEGEVNDQPIEEEEVNDCPIEQVRMTVPISDDQTMPALTFRTWVLGVFSCAMLTFTNQFFSFRQNSISIGTISAQLMVLPLGKLMAATLPEKTVVVPLTDFSFLLNPGPFNMKEHVLTSILAGAGTGSVYTLQIVTICKVFYKMEIQPLLAILLTLTTQMAGYGFAGLFKIYLVDSPYMWWPGSLVQVSLFRALHEKESRVKGRLTRLQFFLIAFASCFIYSIVPVYFFPSLSALSFICWIWPKSVTAHQIGGGLHGLGLFSFGLDWNVASAILGSPLAYPPYSILCSLVGAFLALYVAVPLVYWTNGFEAKRFPIFSSNTFDQSGKPYNVLRILDRKTFIFDIQAYNNYSKLYLSTIFVFAYGMSFATLAATLSHVALFNGRSIWRQMKSSMQDKTGDVHNRIVKKYDSVPQWWFYTIFVVVLAFSIFACEGFGGKLQLPYWGVLLAITLGLVFTLPIGVIAATTNQEPGLSVIAELIIGYLYPGRPIANVVFKTYGHLSLNHSIYFLYDLKLGHYMKIPPKSMFLVQMVGTLIYNMIGFGTAWWLLTSVENICDVTKLPKGSPWTCPRENVFYSSSIINGVVGPLRMFGKLGVYAKLNWFFLFGLISPVPIWWLSCKFPQHKWIQLIHMPLIFSSAAAFPVIKAVHFWTWGVVGIFFNIYVYGRYKGWWTRHNYVLSAALQAGAAFLSLLVYFSLQMNGRFGLDWWGADGGDHCPLATCPTDPRIMVDGCPTVS, from the exons ATGCTGTTTAACTTTTGTTTCATGTCGTCGGAGGTACACTGCAACTTCTACCCTGCACTTAACTCACCTTCTTTCTCGACCTCAACAGTTAGTTTCTTAGGTCACTTGCAAAGACTCCAATTATTTATATCATTAACTGCAGCAGCAATGGCGAATTCAGCTGATGAGAATg TAATTGTAGCACAAGAGGTGAATGAAACAGAGGAAGAACAGGTGAACCAAATGGAGGTAGAAGAGGTGAGAGAGATAGAGGAAGGAGAGGTAAACGATCAGCcgatagaggaagaagaggtaAACGACTGTCCGATAGAGCAAGTTCGGATGACAGTTCCAATCTCCGATGATCAGACTATGCCGGCACTGACCTTCCGAACATGGGTGTTGGGGGTCTTTTCGTGTGCCATGCTTACCTTCACAAACCAATTCTTCTCATTCCGTCAGAACTCGATAAGCATTGGAACGATTTCGGCCCAACTAATGGTGCTTCCACTGGGAAAGTTGATGGCTGCGACGCTCCCAGAGAAAACAGTGGTCGTGCCCTTGACTGATTTTTCGTTCTTGTTGAACCCAGGGCCATTTAATATGAAAGAGCACGTTCTTACCAGTATCCTTGCTGGTGCTGGAACCGGTAGTGTATATACACTACAAATTGTTACAATTTGCAAGGTTTTCTACAAGATGGAAATCCAACCCCTGCTTGCCATCTTGTTAACCCTAACCACCCAG ATGGCTGGGTATGGTTTTGCTGGTCTCTTCAAGATATATCTTGTCGATTCACCCTACATGTGGTGGCCAGGCTCCCTTGTCCAGGTGTCCCTGTTTAG GGCACTACATGAGAAGGAAAGTAGGGTAAAGGGTCGATTGACAAGGCTTCAGTTCTTCCTCATAGCCTTCGCCTCTTGCTTCATTTATTCTATTGTCCCAGTCTATTTCTTTCCTTCATTATCTGCATTATCTTTCATTTGTTGGATATGGCCCAAGTCAGTCACAGCCCACCAAATAGGTGGAGGCCTAcatggtttgggcctcttttcaTTTGGGCTTGATTGGAATGTGGCGTCCGCCATTCTTGGAAGTCCATTGGCCTACCCCCCCTATTCTATTCTATGTTCGCTTGTGGGTGCCTTCCTTGCACTTTATGTTGCAGTCCCGTTGGTGTATTGGACAAATGGCTTTGAAGCCAAGAGATTTCCCATATTTTCAAGTAATACCTTTGATCAATCTGGAAAACCTTACAATGTCCTACGGATATTGGACAGGAAGACATTCATATTTGACATACAAGCGTATAACAATTATAGTAAATTATATCTCAGTACCATATTTGTATTTGCTTATGGTATGAGTTTTGCGACATTAGCTGCGACTCTCTCCCATGTTGCCCTTTTTAATGGAAG ATCGATTTGGAGACAGATGAAGTCAAGCATGCAAGACAAGACTGGAGATGTCCATAACAGGATAGTGAAGAAGTATGACTCAGTCCCACAATGGTGGTTTTACACAATCTTTGTAGTTGTGCTTGCATTTTCCATTTTTGCATGTGAAGGCTTTGGTGGAAAACTTCAACTTCCTTATTGGGGTGTGCTATTAGCCATCACTTTGGGTCTAGTTTTTACACTGCCTATTGGTGTAATAGCAGCAACTACAAACCAa GAACCTGGACTGAGTGTGATCGCCGAGCTAATTATTGGTTATCTCTACCCAGGGAGACCAATTGCCAATGTAGTTTTCAAGACCTACGGTCACTTGAGCTTGAATCATTCAATATATTTCCTTTATGATTTAAAGCTGGGACACTACATGAAGATCCCTCCTAAGTCCATGTTCTTAGTTCAG ATGGTAGGGACATTGATCTACAACATGATTGGATTTGGCACAGCTTGGTGGCTTCTTACTAGTGTGGAGAACATCTGTGATGTTACTAAATTACCAAAAGGAAGTCCATGGACATGCCCAAGGGAAAATGTCTTTTATAGTTCTTCAATTATAAATGGTGTGGTGGGTCCACTTCGCATGTTTGGGAAGCTTGGCGTGTATGCTAAGTTGAattggtttttcctttttggtttgatttcaccAGTGCCAATTTGGTGGTTAAGTTGCAAGTTTCCACAACACAAATGGATTCAACTCATCCACATGCCCCTCATCTTCTCTAGTGCTGCTGCCTTTCCAGTAATTAAGGCTGTTCACTTTTGGACTTGGGGTGTTGTTGGGATCTTTTTCAACATTTATGTGTATGGTAGGTACAAAGGATGGTGGACTAGGCACAATTATGTTCTCTCAGCAGCCTTACAGGCAGGGGCTGCTTTCTTGTCACTTCTTGTCTATTTTTCTCTCCAAATGAACGGTAGATTTGGTTTAGATTGGTGGGGTGCAGATGGAGGAGATCATTGCCCTTTAGCAACTTGCCCCACAGATCCAAGGATTATGGTTGATGGCTGCCCAACTGTGTCATAG